The Trinickia acidisoli genome includes a window with the following:
- the zapD gene encoding cell division protein ZapD, with protein sequence MILYEYPFNERIRTLLRLEDLFERFTFFLNQDDAREHHVALTTLFEIAEVTGRADLKSDLMKELERQRQTLAPFRGNPGIEQNALEAVLGEIEQTLAGLAQMQGKTGQHLSDNEWLASIRSRAIIPGGTCEFDLPSYYAWQQLHPDQRRQDIVKWITPLLPLRDAASIVLRLARESGQASKVMAMQGSYQQMLSGRTYQLMQVRISPELRVIPEASANKYMLWVRFTVQDGDLRPRAVDVDVPFQLTLCSL encoded by the coding sequence TTGATTCTTTACGAGTATCCGTTCAACGAGCGAATTCGCACACTGCTGCGTCTCGAAGATCTGTTCGAGCGCTTTACGTTCTTTTTGAATCAAGACGACGCGCGCGAGCATCACGTCGCGCTGACGACGCTGTTCGAAATCGCGGAAGTCACGGGCCGGGCGGACTTGAAGTCCGATTTGATGAAGGAACTCGAGCGCCAGCGCCAAACGCTTGCGCCGTTCCGCGGCAATCCAGGCATCGAGCAAAATGCGCTCGAGGCCGTGCTCGGCGAAATCGAGCAGACGCTCGCGGGCCTCGCTCAGATGCAAGGCAAAACGGGCCAGCACCTTTCGGACAACGAATGGCTGGCGAGCATTCGCAGCCGCGCGATCATTCCGGGCGGCACCTGCGAGTTCGATTTACCCTCCTACTACGCTTGGCAACAGTTGCACCCCGATCAGCGCCGGCAAGACATCGTCAAGTGGATTACGCCGCTCTTGCCGCTGCGCGACGCCGCGTCGATCGTGCTGCGGCTCGCACGCGAGTCGGGTCAAGCGTCGAAGGTCATGGCGATGCAGGGCAGTTACCAGCAGATGCTATCGGGTCGCACCTACCAGTTGATGCAAGTGCGCATTTCGCCCGAATTGCGCGTCATTCCCGAAGCAAGTGCGAACAAGTACATGCTCTGGGTGCGCTTTACGGTGCAGGATGGGGATCTGCGTCCGCGGGCCGTCGACGTCGACGTGCCGTTCCAATTGACGCTGTGCAGTCTTTGA
- the coaE gene encoding dephospho-CoA kinase (Dephospho-CoA kinase (CoaE) performs the final step in coenzyme A biosynthesis.), with product MFAVGLTGGIGSGKSTVADLFATHGVAIVDTDVIAHRVTAQGGAAMQQIEQTFGPQFVAPDGSLDRAKMRALVFSDNTAKARLEAITHPLIRAETARDREAAKGPYVVIVVPLLVESGTWKSRVDRVLVVDCGVETQIARVMRRNAFSREQVLAIMAHQAAREARLAAADDIVVNDNASLETLAQEVRRLHRRYLALARSR from the coding sequence ATGTTCGCCGTTGGGCTCACCGGAGGCATCGGCAGCGGCAAATCGACCGTTGCCGATCTGTTCGCAACGCACGGCGTCGCCATCGTCGACACGGACGTCATCGCACACCGCGTCACGGCGCAGGGCGGCGCCGCCATGCAGCAGATCGAGCAAACCTTCGGCCCGCAGTTCGTCGCACCCGACGGCTCGCTCGACCGCGCCAAGATGCGCGCCCTCGTGTTCTCCGACAATACGGCCAAGGCGCGGCTCGAAGCGATCACCCATCCGCTCATCCGCGCCGAAACCGCACGCGACCGCGAAGCGGCGAAAGGCCCATACGTCGTAATCGTCGTGCCGTTGCTCGTCGAATCGGGCACTTGGAAGTCGCGCGTCGATCGCGTGCTCGTGGTCGACTGCGGCGTCGAGACGCAAATCGCACGCGTCATGCGCCGCAACGCGTTTTCGCGCGAACAGGTCCTGGCGATCATGGCGCACCAAGCCGCACGCGAGGCACGGCTTGCGGCGGCCGACGACATCGTCGTCAACGACAATGCGTCGCTCGAAACACTGGCACAGGAAGTGCGCCGCTTGCATCGGCGGTACCTGGCACTCGCGCGTTCGAGATGA
- a CDS encoding prepilin peptidase, with protein MPPIRHSAMITTSSVYASVISDPFARLSLGIGATFGALPPVWQFAFAIAFGLAIGSFVNVVAHRLPIMLERAWRLEISEATGQTAPASGLPARYNLCVPRSACPHCGHVLRAHENIPVFSYVLLRGRCSDCRAPIGLRYPIVELVSAALAAAALAFYGPTGTGLAAFGLTTALLAMSAIDVETRLLPDSLTLPLLWAGLIVNFDDTFATLHAAVAGAIAGYVFLWCVYWLFRFARGIEGMGYGDFKLLAALGAWLGWTALPQIVLIAAVSGAAAGLVAMWSGRLRFEEPLPFGPFLALGGIVTLFAGTPLFHLLGS; from the coding sequence ATGCCCCCCATTCGCCACTCGGCCATGATCACGACCTCCTCCGTGTACGCCTCCGTCATCAGCGATCCGTTCGCGCGCCTATCCCTAGGCATCGGCGCCACCTTCGGCGCGCTGCCGCCCGTCTGGCAATTTGCGTTCGCCATCGCGTTCGGCCTCGCCATCGGCAGCTTCGTCAACGTCGTAGCGCACCGGCTGCCGATCATGCTCGAGCGCGCCTGGCGTCTCGAGATCAGCGAGGCAACCGGGCAAACCGCCCCCGCGAGCGGCCTGCCTGCGCGATACAACCTGTGCGTGCCGCGCAGCGCTTGCCCGCATTGCGGCCACGTGCTGCGCGCCCACGAGAACATCCCCGTGTTCAGCTACGTCTTGCTGCGCGGCCGATGCTCCGACTGTCGCGCACCCATCGGCCTGCGCTACCCGATCGTCGAACTCGTGAGCGCGGCGTTGGCTGCGGCCGCGCTCGCCTTCTACGGGCCCACGGGCACGGGGCTCGCCGCGTTCGGCCTCACGACGGCCCTGCTGGCGATGAGCGCCATCGATGTGGAAACGCGCCTCTTGCCCGATTCCCTGACGCTGCCGCTGCTATGGGCGGGCCTCATCGTCAATTTCGACGATACGTTCGCTACGCTGCACGCCGCGGTAGCGGGCGCCATCGCGGGGTACGTTTTCCTCTGGTGCGTCTACTGGCTGTTTCGGTTCGCGCGCGGAATAGAGGGCATGGGTTACGGCGACTTCAAGCTGCTCGCGGCGCTGGGCGCGTGGCTAGGGTGGACCGCATTGCCGCAGATCGTGCTGATTGCGGCCGTGTCGGGAGCCGCCGCGGGGCTCGTCGCCATGTGGTCGGGGCGCTTGCGGTTCGAGGAGCCGCTGCCGTTCGGCCCATTCCTCGCGCTCGGCGGCATCGTGACGCTGTTCGCGGGTACGCCGCTCTTTCATCTGCTCGGAAGCTGA
- a CDS encoding type II secretion system F family protein encodes MSDVKSAHPDGTRFAPHAPPKQPAAGERRFRWRGVARDGKRRGGSLVAPDAATARAQLRAAGIVAARLVEAGAARPPRTAAREVTAFTRQLATLLSAGLTLAQALDLIAQTARRDAMPRVARGLARRIAGGDRFASALAAYPSQFDRLYRALSAIGEATGNLALVLTRLVEHRERAAAQRGKLRAALAYPCVVLLLAIAVTAALLAFVVPTFQQVFASFGAALPAPTRAVMALSHALLRWGPPSLAASAALLLVAVRLVRHSPRAREARDRLLLATPAVGPLARAVAAARWSRALGTLLAAGTPLADALHALSHVTGNATFDAANAQIEVRLRRGERLAAAMRAVGCFPAALVEPIAVAEESGALDTMLLDCAELAEREVDEKLALASACAEPLVVIVLGLAVGALVVALYLPVIELGNVV; translated from the coding sequence ATGAGCGACGTCAAATCGGCACACCCCGACGGCACGCGCTTCGCGCCGCATGCACCGCCCAAGCAACCGGCTGCGGGCGAGCGGCGCTTTCGCTGGCGCGGCGTCGCTCGCGACGGCAAACGCCGCGGCGGCTCGCTCGTCGCACCCGATGCCGCAACGGCCCGCGCGCAACTGCGCGCCGCCGGCATCGTGGCGGCGCGGCTCGTCGAGGCCGGCGCGGCCAGGCCTCCAAGGACGGCGGCACGCGAAGTGACAGCGTTCACGCGACAACTTGCGACGCTGTTGAGCGCGGGGCTGACGCTCGCTCAAGCGCTCGATCTCATCGCGCAAACCGCTCGACGCGACGCGATGCCGCGCGTCGCCCGCGGTCTTGCGCGCCGCATCGCAGGAGGCGACCGATTCGCGTCGGCGCTCGCGGCCTATCCGAGCCAGTTCGACCGGCTCTACCGGGCGCTTTCGGCAATCGGCGAGGCCACCGGTAACCTCGCGCTCGTGCTCACCCGCCTCGTCGAGCATCGCGAGCGCGCCGCCGCGCAGCGCGGCAAGCTGCGCGCGGCGCTCGCCTATCCTTGCGTCGTGCTGCTGCTTGCCATTGCCGTCACGGCCGCCCTGCTCGCGTTCGTCGTGCCCACGTTCCAACAGGTCTTCGCCAGCTTCGGCGCCGCGCTGCCAGCGCCGACGCGCGCGGTGATGGCGCTGTCGCACGCGCTGCTGCGCTGGGGTCCGCCGTCGCTGGCTGCGTCCGCCGCGCTGTTGCTCGTCGCTGTACGCCTCGTTCGCCACTCGCCGCGAGCGCGCGAGGCGCGCGACCGCTTGCTGCTCGCGACGCCCGCCGTGGGCCCGCTCGCGCGGGCGGTCGCAGCGGCGCGCTGGTCGCGTGCACTCGGCACGCTGCTCGCGGCCGGCACACCGCTTGCCGATGCGCTGCACGCGCTCTCGCACGTCACGGGCAACGCCACGTTCGACGCCGCGAATGCACAAATCGAAGTGCGCTTGCGGCGCGGCGAGCGGCTCGCCGCAGCCATGCGCGCCGTCGGCTGCTTTCCCGCGGCGCTCGTCGAACCCATCGCGGTGGCGGAAGAATCGGGCGCACTCGATACGATGCTGCTCGATTGCGCCGAGTTGGCCGAGCGGGAGGTCGATGAAAAACTCGCGCTCGCTTCCGCCTGCGCCGAGCCGCTCGTCGTGATCGTCCTGGGGCTCGCGGTCGGCGCGCTCGTCGTCGCGCTTTATCTGCCCGTCATCGAACTGGGCAACGTGGTGTAG
- a CDS encoding GspE/PulE family protein, translating into MPASLSFFLREAPGPPDDGPAARLLAETLNRAAQRGASDIHVEPTEHGWRIRLRVDGVLHEMPSPPANLRDAFVTRVKVLARLDIAERRVPQDGRLRLAVAPGKVEDYRVSALPTVHGEKLALRRLEALPPDLSLAALGFDARHRPLVETAIRAPHGLVLVTGPTGSGKTLSLYAFLQMLNDHSRNLCTVEDPPEIQLAGVNQVSVREKTGLTFAVALRALLRQDPDVIMVGEIRDAETADVALKAAQTGHLVLATLHTNDAPSAIGRLVDIGVAPYNLASALRLVTAQRLVRHLCPHCRTPDSLAPAALAAAGFVRETPCDWTPYAARGCPACHGVGYRGRVGIHQVMPTSLAIRELVNAGATGQAIARQAQADGAASLREAALTRVREGATSLAEAIAATDAA; encoded by the coding sequence ATGCCTGCTTCCTTGTCGTTTTTCCTGCGCGAAGCACCCGGCCCGCCCGATGACGGGCCCGCCGCCCGCCTCTTGGCCGAAACGCTCAACCGAGCGGCACAGCGCGGAGCATCCGATATTCACGTCGAGCCTACCGAGCACGGTTGGCGCATTCGGTTGCGCGTGGACGGCGTGCTGCACGAAATGCCGTCTCCTCCCGCGAATTTACGCGACGCGTTCGTCACGCGCGTGAAGGTGCTCGCGCGCCTGGATATCGCCGAGCGGCGCGTCCCGCAAGACGGTCGCCTGCGGCTCGCGGTCGCGCCGGGCAAGGTCGAAGACTACCGCGTGAGCGCGCTGCCCACCGTACATGGAGAAAAGCTCGCATTGCGGCGACTCGAAGCGCTGCCACCCGATCTGTCGCTTGCCGCGCTCGGCTTCGATGCCCGGCACAGGCCGCTCGTCGAGACAGCCATTCGCGCACCGCACGGGCTCGTCCTCGTCACGGGCCCTACCGGCAGCGGCAAGACGCTTTCGCTCTACGCATTCCTGCAGATGCTCAACGATCACTCGCGCAATCTATGCACGGTCGAAGATCCTCCTGAAATTCAACTGGCCGGCGTGAACCAGGTCAGCGTGCGCGAGAAAACAGGGCTCACGTTCGCGGTCGCGCTGCGGGCGCTGCTTCGGCAAGACCCGGACGTCATCATGGTCGGTGAAATTCGCGACGCCGAAACGGCCGACGTCGCACTCAAGGCCGCGCAGACGGGGCATCTCGTGCTCGCAACGCTGCATACCAACGATGCCCCCAGTGCGATCGGCCGTCTCGTCGACATCGGCGTGGCGCCGTACAACCTTGCTAGCGCGCTGCGGCTCGTCACGGCGCAGCGGCTCGTGCGGCACCTGTGCCCCCATTGCCGAACGCCTGACTCGCTCGCGCCGGCAGCGCTCGCCGCCGCCGGGTTCGTCCGTGAAACACCGTGCGATTGGACGCCCTATGCGGCTCGCGGCTGCCCGGCCTGCCATGGCGTCGGCTACCGAGGCCGCGTGGGAATACATCAAGTCATGCCCACGTCCCTCGCCATCCGTGAACTCGTGAACGCCGGCGCAACCGGTCAGGCAATCGCGCGCCAAGCGCAAGCCGACGGAGCGGCATCCCTGCGCGAAGCAGCGCTCACGCGCGTCCGCGAAGGCGCGACGAGCTTGGCCGAGGCCATCGCGGCCACGGATGCCGCATGA
- a CDS encoding HlyC/CorC family transporter — protein MEQIPLWAQIGAVFVLLFCSGFFSISETAMMALNRHRLKYLAGKGAFGAKTTQSLLARPDQLLGVVLIGNNLLNTIIPVLTTSIALRTFGRNNLVLSIATGIVAFLIIVFAEITPKIVGATFPEKIALPASLVIAPLMRVLKPVVWFVNLFSNTILRALHINTKGGREQRMSTEELRAIVLESGSFMPTKHRSILLNLFDLENISVEDVMIPRRRIESLDLDAPFEEILHQLETCYHNKLIVYQGDIDRVVGVLHVRKTLAALHKQELTRETLRALLTDPYFVPSGTPVFQQLQYFQETRHRTALVVNEYGELEGLVTPEDILEELIGEFTTSIPRSAGTRTGWTDSGECIVAGSMPLRELNRWLQITLPTDGPKTLNGLILETLEEIPEGDVCLQIGDVQLEVLQSDDQAVRTVKLFRPGARASKPSHA, from the coding sequence GTGGAACAAATTCCCTTGTGGGCGCAGATCGGCGCCGTTTTCGTTCTACTTTTCTGCTCCGGCTTTTTCTCGATTTCGGAAACGGCGATGATGGCGCTCAACCGCCATCGGTTGAAGTATCTCGCCGGCAAGGGTGCGTTCGGCGCGAAGACGACGCAAAGCCTGCTCGCCCGCCCCGATCAACTGCTCGGCGTCGTGCTCATCGGCAACAATCTGCTGAACACGATCATCCCCGTGCTCACGACGTCGATCGCGCTGCGCACGTTCGGACGCAACAACCTCGTCCTGTCGATCGCAACGGGCATCGTCGCTTTTCTCATCATCGTCTTCGCCGAAATCACGCCGAAGATCGTGGGCGCAACGTTCCCCGAGAAGATCGCGCTGCCAGCCAGCCTCGTCATCGCGCCGCTCATGCGCGTGCTCAAGCCGGTCGTCTGGTTCGTCAACCTGTTCTCGAACACGATCTTGCGCGCGCTTCACATCAACACGAAAGGCGGCCGCGAGCAGCGCATGAGCACCGAAGAGCTGCGCGCAATCGTGCTCGAATCGGGCAGCTTCATGCCGACCAAGCACCGCAGCATCCTGCTCAACCTATTCGATCTCGAAAACATCTCCGTCGAAGACGTCATGATCCCGCGCCGGCGAATCGAGTCGCTCGATCTCGACGCGCCGTTCGAAGAGATCCTGCATCAGCTCGAAACGTGCTACCACAACAAGCTGATCGTCTATCAAGGCGACATCGATCGCGTGGTCGGCGTCCTGCACGTGCGCAAGACGCTTGCCGCGCTGCACAAGCAGGAACTCACGCGCGAGACGCTGCGCGCGCTGTTGACCGATCCGTACTTCGTGCCGTCGGGCACCCCCGTCTTCCAGCAATTGCAGTACTTCCAGGAAACGCGCCATCGCACAGCGCTCGTCGTCAACGAGTACGGCGAACTCGAGGGGCTCGTCACGCCCGAAGACATCCTCGAAGAGTTGATCGGCGAGTTCACGACGTCGATTCCTCGTAGCGCCGGCACGCGCACGGGCTGGACGGACAGCGGCGAATGCATCGTGGCCGGCAGCATGCCGCTGCGCGAATTGAACCGCTGGCTGCAGATCACGCTGCCCACCGATGGGCCCAAAACATTGAACGGCCTCATCCTCGAGACGCTAGAAGAGATCCCCGAAGGCGACGTTTGCCTACAGATCGGCGACGTGCAACTCGAGGTGCTGCAAAGCGACGATCAAGCCGTACGCACCGTCAAGTTGTTCAGACCCGGCGCTCGCGCCTCCAAGCCCTCGCACGCTTAG
- a CDS encoding TonB-dependent receptor — MQRVHAPLRLKPLTRYVFAALCMAGAQAAHAQATQTQPQPVQTQPTPTPAPASGDLGSVKSTATTDVDLAAKKTAKRESAPANAPTQSSLEATEPQSKISRKYIENNAAPTANYSDIVAIAPSVMNVDPNGSGLMESQALSIRGFQDGQYNVTFDGVPFGDSNDFTHHSTSFFTNQEIGSINVDRGPGDASQIGFATFGGTIAMDSKEPSATPGLTVFGSYGSWDTALGGLEYNSGVMQNWGDARVMVGGTDGSSDGYLTNASQRRQNLYFKLEKPIGNDTLLTIFADYNNLHQNVSYGATAAQIAQFGPDYGLSGDPTSQAYYGYNFDKINTDFEYLNIRTKQFSWTFNNKIYTYGYYHNGFNGADPNGESPNGVTTDTGAALPGANDVPGVEMNNNYRAWGDIFSAERDLGPGKLTLGGWLAYQTNFRNNFDVDDTLNFALPPSDPVLNDTMQDTFLVFQPFAQYEWKLPQYGLTITPGLRYVDFSRNIYTPENQKTGTPLDYGHTWTKLLPSITVNERLNPNWSTYVQFAQGYLAPNLNVLYVNAPAVSGQPDPEQTNNYQLGTVYKSDRVTFDADLYYIDFLNMVKNHTVGGVTYFSNGGGADYKGFETEGTVSLGHGFNVYANLTLNSAKFKDGSGWVQSAPKMTAAAGLLYSRGPLDASAIFKFVGRQPNGYTDVNGNSQPLGGYGLFNLAATYTIDNLTPWSHDTKIGLQIDNVFNRTSIIGTAGNTVALGTPLFWTAPGRAVIGTISTTF; from the coding sequence ATGCAACGTGTGCATGCGCCACTTCGTCTCAAACCGCTGACGCGCTACGTTTTTGCCGCCCTCTGCATGGCGGGCGCCCAGGCCGCTCATGCTCAGGCCACGCAGACTCAGCCCCAGCCCGTGCAGACCCAGCCCACTCCCACTCCGGCCCCCGCCTCGGGCGACCTGGGTTCAGTAAAAAGCACCGCGACGACCGACGTCGACCTCGCCGCCAAGAAGACGGCCAAGCGCGAGAGCGCGCCGGCGAACGCGCCTACGCAATCCTCGCTGGAGGCGACCGAGCCGCAGTCGAAGATCAGCCGCAAGTACATCGAGAACAACGCCGCGCCGACCGCAAACTACAGCGATATCGTTGCGATCGCGCCGAGCGTGATGAATGTCGATCCGAACGGTTCCGGCCTGATGGAGTCGCAGGCGTTGTCGATTCGCGGCTTCCAGGACGGCCAGTACAACGTCACGTTCGACGGCGTGCCGTTCGGCGATTCGAACGACTTCACGCACCACTCGACCTCGTTCTTCACGAACCAGGAGATCGGCTCGATCAACGTCGATCGCGGCCCGGGCGATGCGAGCCAGATCGGCTTCGCGACCTTCGGCGGCACTATCGCCATGGACTCCAAGGAGCCTTCGGCCACGCCGGGCCTTACCGTGTTCGGCTCTTACGGGAGCTGGGACACGGCCCTCGGGGGCCTCGAGTACAACTCGGGCGTGATGCAGAATTGGGGCGATGCGCGCGTGATGGTGGGCGGCACCGACGGCAGCAGCGACGGTTACCTCACGAACGCTTCGCAGCGTCGTCAGAACCTGTACTTCAAGCTCGAAAAGCCGATCGGCAACGATACGCTGCTGACGATATTCGCGGACTACAACAATCTGCACCAGAACGTTTCCTACGGTGCGACGGCCGCGCAGATCGCTCAGTTCGGCCCGGACTACGGCTTGTCCGGCGATCCGACGAGCCAAGCCTACTACGGCTACAACTTCGACAAGATCAACACGGATTTCGAATACTTGAACATCCGCACGAAGCAATTCTCCTGGACGTTCAACAACAAGATCTATACCTACGGGTACTACCACAACGGCTTCAACGGCGCCGATCCGAACGGCGAATCGCCCAACGGCGTGACGACCGATACGGGCGCCGCGCTGCCTGGTGCGAACGATGTGCCGGGCGTCGAGATGAACAACAACTACCGCGCCTGGGGCGACATCTTCAGCGCCGAGCGCGATCTCGGGCCCGGCAAGCTGACCCTTGGCGGCTGGCTCGCGTACCAGACCAACTTCCGCAACAACTTCGACGTCGACGACACGCTCAATTTCGCGCTGCCGCCGTCGGACCCGGTGCTGAACGACACGATGCAAGACACCTTCCTGGTGTTCCAGCCGTTCGCCCAATACGAGTGGAAGCTGCCGCAATACGGTCTGACGATCACGCCGGGCCTGCGCTATGTCGACTTCTCGCGCAACATCTACACGCCCGAGAATCAAAAGACGGGCACGCCGCTCGATTACGGCCATACGTGGACCAAGCTGCTGCCGTCGATCACGGTCAACGAGCGACTCAACCCGAACTGGAGCACGTACGTCCAGTTCGCGCAGGGATACCTCGCGCCCAACCTGAACGTGCTCTACGTCAATGCTCCGGCGGTGTCGGGGCAGCCTGATCCGGAGCAGACCAACAACTACCAGCTCGGCACCGTGTACAAGAGCGATCGCGTCACGTTCGACGCCGACCTGTACTACATCGACTTCCTGAACATGGTGAAGAACCACACCGTCGGCGGCGTCACTTATTTCTCGAACGGCGGCGGCGCCGACTACAAGGGCTTCGAGACGGAAGGCACGGTTTCGCTCGGCCATGGCTTCAATGTCTACGCCAACCTCACGCTCAACTCGGCAAAGTTCAAGGATGGCTCCGGCTGGGTGCAGAGCGCGCCGAAGATGACGGCCGCGGCCGGGCTGCTGTATTCGCGCGGTCCGCTCGACGCATCGGCGATCTTCAAGTTCGTCGGCCGCCAGCCTAACGGTTACACCGATGTCAACGGCAATAGCCAGCCGCTCGGCGGCTACGGCCTGTTCAACCTGGCCGCGACGTACACGATCGACAACCTGACGCCGTGGTCGCACGACACGAAGATCGGCTTGCAGATCGACAACGTGTTCAACCGCACGAGCATCATCGGCACGGCCGGCAACACGGTGGCGCTGGGTACGCCGCTGTTCTGGACTGCGCCGGGCCGCGCCGTCATCGGCACGATCTCGACGACGTTCTGA
- a CDS encoding MotA/TolQ/ExbB proton channel family protein, with protein MSTDTLLRLANHSGGVLYVIAALLFVALTVIIERSWYLQRVARTTRAALEALDGVDTPGATTLASWAVRDEGMPSADLFGTAGRLAGQADREALSMRLEEVVMRKAPQIDRFFWVLDTIVTLAPLLGLFGTIVGMFNAFQVLSDPGNAPTQVTGGVAEALVATASGLFVAMIGLVFFNGLNNRVRVVMHQLDTLKTALVNRLADAARGAARDEAHEGVKLERTAPHVVVSSLLQHGA; from the coding sequence ATGTCTACCGACACGTTGTTGCGCCTCGCCAATCATTCGGGTGGCGTGCTCTATGTCATCGCCGCGCTGCTGTTCGTGGCCTTGACCGTCATCATCGAGCGATCGTGGTATCTGCAGCGTGTCGCGCGGACGACGCGCGCAGCGCTCGAAGCGCTTGATGGTGTCGACACGCCCGGCGCGACGACGCTCGCAAGCTGGGCCGTGCGCGACGAGGGGATGCCGAGCGCCGACCTGTTCGGCACGGCGGGCCGCTTGGCCGGCCAGGCCGATCGCGAGGCGCTGTCGATGCGTCTCGAGGAAGTGGTGATGCGCAAGGCGCCTCAGATCGACCGCTTCTTCTGGGTGCTCGATACGATCGTCACGCTCGCGCCGTTGCTCGGCCTGTTCGGCACCATCGTCGGCATGTTCAACGCGTTTCAAGTGCTGTCCGATCCGGGCAACGCGCCGACGCAGGTGACGGGCGGCGTAGCCGAGGCACTCGTTGCAACCGCCTCGGGCCTGTTCGTGGCGATGATCGGCCTCGTCTTCTTCAACGGGTTGAACAACCGGGTGCGCGTCGTCATGCATCAACTCGACACGCTCAAGACGGCGCTCGTCAACCGCCTAGCGGACGCAGCACGGGGCGCAGCAAGGGACGAAGCGCACGAGGGCGTGAAGCTCGAACGCACCGCGCCGCACGTGGTGGTCAGCTCGCTCCTGCAACACGGAGCCTGA
- a CDS encoding ExbD/TolR family protein, with amino-acid sequence MKYFEAKKARIEIIPMIDIMFFLLVFFIMITLHMIPNAGLRTQLPSSTSAQSLPPPKVTVTLSADGGISVDGRTLSAADLTAMLAARPDRVHTVVTIAGSKQAQLQALVTAMDACRAAGVTQVSLAAQPSQGN; translated from the coding sequence GTGAAGTATTTCGAGGCGAAGAAGGCGCGCATCGAGATCATCCCGATGATCGACATCATGTTTTTTCTGTTGGTGTTCTTCATCATGATCACGCTGCACATGATTCCGAACGCGGGCCTGCGCACGCAGTTGCCGTCCAGTACGAGCGCGCAGAGCCTGCCGCCGCCGAAGGTCACCGTGACGTTGTCGGCCGACGGCGGCATCTCGGTCGACGGCCGCACCTTGAGCGCCGCGGACCTGACCGCGATGCTCGCTGCGCGTCCGGATCGCGTGCATACAGTCGTGACGATCGCGGGCTCGAAGCAAGCGCAGTTGCAGGCGCTCGTCACGGCGATGGACGCATGCCGTGCAGCGGGCGTCACGCAGGTGTCGCTCGCGGCCCAGCCGAGCCAGGGCAACTGA
- a CDS encoding TonB family protein, translated as MTIETRPPSPIQTPQTPPVVRARNPLYRSAALALAAEALMLAGMLVWLAHPRELPSPPPMTIALAPPVQAPEPVPPAPPAPPKPLPKPVAQPRRVPLVHQVRHLEHVAHVEPAAQPQAAQQPVAPPAPAPIPTAAPTEAAPVSHRAPPPSPPSRPDASFDAELRAAIQAALHYPEAARMAGMDGRARVAFVYRDGAVSDVRLVLSSGVGMLDRAALAAVRNAAYPQPPAAFAGKSLSEQLWVNFNLDNQE; from the coding sequence GTGACCATCGAAACGCGACCGCCATCCCCTATCCAGACTCCGCAGACTCCGCCCGTCGTGCGAGCGCGTAATCCGCTTTATCGGTCGGCCGCGCTTGCGTTGGCGGCCGAGGCGCTGATGCTGGCCGGCATGTTGGTCTGGCTCGCGCATCCGCGCGAACTGCCGTCGCCCCCGCCGATGACGATTGCGCTCGCGCCGCCCGTGCAGGCGCCAGAACCCGTGCCGCCCGCACCGCCTGCACCGCCGAAGCCGCTGCCCAAGCCGGTCGCGCAGCCTCGTCGCGTGCCGCTCGTGCATCAGGTGCGGCACCTCGAGCATGTGGCGCACGTCGAGCCCGCTGCGCAGCCGCAGGCCGCGCAGCAACCGGTGGCACCGCCCGCGCCAGCGCCGATCCCGACTGCCGCTCCGACCGAGGCTGCGCCCGTTTCCCATCGAGCGCCGCCGCCGAGCCCACCGTCGCGGCCGGATGCCAGTTTCGACGCCGAGCTGCGCGCCGCCATCCAGGCCGCGCTGCACTACCCGGAAGCGGCTCGTATGGCCGGGATGGATGGTCGCGCGCGCGTCGCCTTCGTCTATCGCGACGGCGCGGTGTCCGATGTCCGGCTCGTGCTGTCGAGCGGCGTCGGCATGCTCGATCGCGCCGCGCTCGCCGCGGTGCGCAATGCGGCTTATCCGCAGCCGCCGGCGGCATTTGCCGGCAAAAGCCTATCCGAACAATTGTGGGTCAACTTCAATCTAGACAACCAAGAATGA